The following is a genomic window from Funiculus sociatus GB2-C1.
CAGTGAGATTCAGTCCCAGCGTGGCTCTGGTAGCATCCGCTGCCTGAATGTGCCGCAGCCGCAATTCTGGTTCAATGGCTTGATCGAGGATTAAACCCACCCGGTTTTGATGTACTGGTCGCAGTCCCCAGCACGATGACGCGAATTTGTCAAGTCCGTAACCTTCAACATAGAAAGCGTTGGGCAAATTCCAGTAAAGCTGAGCGCCGTTGAGGACGTTGGGGTGAGTGATGAGGGTGTCAGAGATTTGAGCGATCGCTCTGGCCACTGGCAGAGCATCCCCCGCATAACCGCCAATTGATGCCCCCACCCCAGTCGGGACAATCAATACAACCGTGTATTGACGCTGATTCATTTTAAATTTGTCTAACGAGTAAACTCGCCTTGAGCAAACAAAGCCTGTCTAAGCAGGGTTTGCAGCATTGACATCAGATTCCACTGTGACAATTGCTTCAACGTGGGCTTTTTGTTTCTCAATATCTACACTGGTTACAGCCCAGCGTAGAGGTTCACCTCGTTTTTGCAACTCGACCTCAATTGCCTGATTTAGTTGCACAGGCGATTCTTGGAGATCAATTTCAGCCGTTATGAAGTGTGTTGTCATCTTAATCCCTTCTAAAAACTTTATCTTCTGGTGTGAAATAACCCCTTTTTAAGGGGGCAGGGTGGTTTCATTTATTAAAAGAAAATTCAGTAACGTTGATTTTGGTTGGCGGTAGGGGCTTTTTGATTGCTATGCCCCTACAAAATGTCGCAATGCCTCGATATTTTCTAAGGGTTGTATGAAACCACCCTGCTTAAAGAGGGCGCTGGGGTAATCCCCGCCCCTGTTACCCAATGTGTGGGCGTTAGCCGCCCTACTTCTGAAACTGCCCAAATTGCAGTTCATAAAGCTCGTCTTCTTTCTCAGTTTCAATCTTCAGATTTGAGCGCGGATAAGCGATACATAGCAACGCATAACCCTGTGCCTGAAGTTCTGGACTAACGCCCATGCCATCAGTCTGATCCACCTTTCCTTCTACAATTTTAGCTGCACAGGTAGTGCAAACTCCCGCATTGCAGGAACTCGGCAAGTCTATCCCAGCTGCATAGGCAGCTTGGAGGATAATTTTATCCTCTGGCACTTCTATAGTCTGGCTGGTGCCTTGGTGTTGAATTTCGACGGTGTAAGTTTTAGACATCGTACAAGTCTTAAGCTTGAGACTCCGACTTCTTAATTATCCAGATTTTATATTCTATAAGTTAATCATCCCAGTTGCTGTGAAAAACAGGACAGAGGAAAATTTATTGCTTTTGACGCCTACGAGACGCTGACAGAAGCTTATATAGCAACTCATTCAGCCAAGTAGCGATCGCACACATTTAATTTTGGATTGTGCTTGACAATTGGCGCTTAATGCGAATCTACGAATTCCCCGGCTGTTGAAGATGCGATCGCACCCTGACTCTAACTGGTGGGCGGCTCGAAAACTACTGGTACTGAATTACCTGCTCAATAAACTTCTGCCAATTATCATTAGGAATCCAAATCTGGTGTAAATCTCTCTTCGCATCTTCGTCACTCATGCCTTCATGAATCAGGCGATAAAGATACATAAAGGCTGATACTCTCATGTTGGCAGCACAATGGACAAAAATATTTTTATCGGCATTGGCTTCCATAACACTGAAAAAACGCCTGACATCATCAATGGTGGGATTTTCCCAAACCACAGGAATATGTACATATTCCATACCCTGAGTTTCAACTACTTCTTTCTCATCAGGTAAGGCATTTAATGATTCTGGTAATGCTAGATTGACAACCACTTGATATCCTGACTCGCTGATAGCTGAAAACTGCTCTTTTGTTGGTTGTCCCGCCGTAGCAATGGAGTCGGATAGTTTCAGAAAGTTGTATATGTCTTCCATTGAGTCACCCACAAGATTGATTGGAAGGGCGTTATTTATATATAGTTTCAGAATATTATAGATATTTTGAATTATTTTACCTCCCATATTTTCTTCTACTCATATAGCAGCTTGTACCCAAGTAGTCTCGCCTGCGACAGTCTCACCGGCTGCTGTTCGCAGCGCAACGCTTACACTCGCGTGCAATTGCCTGGTATTGCTTTTACCTTATAGCGGCCCGGCACCATTGACGATTTCTAGAATAACCCTTTGTCGCTCAAATAATAAAACCGCAGCTTCGTGAAGCTGCGGTTTTAGAAATATGCAAGCCATTGTCTTCCTAATAAGAGTAGAAAGTAAAAGCTCCCACAATAACTGTGAAGACAACAGCTTTTAAAATGTTATTGAAAAGTCGTCCTATTTCTGGGCTATCTCCTAGCACTGCATCATCCTGACCTGCGGTAAAAAACAGCGACCAAGCTTGATTAGCAGTGATAGGTGCAAAGTTGTTGAAATCAGCATTAAAAACAGTCGGCGCAGACACGGAGCGGACATCTAAATTAAAGTCAGTCTTCATAACAAATCTCCTTGGTTTCTTATACTTTTATGTTTTATTAGTAGCTGATACCAAATGCAGTCAGCACTAGCAGAGAGACAAATACAATAGCGATCGCGCCTTGAAGGGCATAGTTACGCTGCTGGTCTGGTGAGGGAGCTTCTCCAACGTACACAGCAGGCTCGGCTGCATAGTTGTTCAGGATGCCTCTTTCGTCGGTGGTGTATCTCATCGTTGCTTGTCCTTTGTGTTTCTATGTTAACTATAGTAACACTTTGTAAAGAAAATGCAAGAAAATTGTAACTTTTTGCTATACATTTTAGTTTGGGCAGCGATAGGGGCTGCTTAACAATGGATAAAATGTAAAAAAAAATGCGCCTGAGCCATCTCAGCCGCCTTCTATCAGAATGGACAACGATATACTTCTTTTTCTTGTGAGTGTTGGCGTACTCGCCCTTTATCTCGTCTTCTCCGCGCTTACGGAAATGGGTACTAAGCTCCCGTGGAAGAAATAGTCAGTTTTATTAGGTGAGCTTTTGTCCACAACTACCGACGAGTTCCATGTTGTAAGTCTTCTCGTACATCCAGGTTTGCTATATATAGCATTTCTTAGTTGGGTGGAATATATCGCGGTTCGGACGTTTGAGCCACCAAGGTGAGGGACATGGCATTGCCATGTCCTTACAGATGTATCGCACCCAACCCTTGAATTGCTATAAAAAAAATGCGTCCGATAAATCTCAGACGCATTCTATTAATTAAACTTGAAACTTAAATCTAACCTTGTAGCGCCTCGGCACCGCCGACGACTTCCAAGATTTCTTGGGTAATTGCTGCCTGACGGGCTTTGTTGTAAGTTAGCGTCAGGGTGCCAATTAGTTCTTTAGCGTTGTCGCTGGCGTTGTTCATTGCAGTCATCCGTGCCGCAAGTTCGCTGGCAGCTGACTCTTGCAATGCCCGTAGCAACTGGTTATTCAGATACAGCGGCAAGAGGGCATCGAGAATCTGCACCGGATCTTGCTCGAAAATCATATCCCGTGGGAAATCTCGAACTTGGGTAGAGACTTTTTCCCGCGTTACTTCAAAATCGCCGCCTCTACTTGTGAGGCGGAAGATTTCATCATCTCTTGCTTCTAGCCCTTGCGTAGTCAGCGGTAGCAAAGTTTGCACCACTGGACGAGAGCTGATTAAGGAGACAAACTTGGTGTAGACTAATTCAACCCGATCGACTTCCCCGGCTAGGAATAAGGAAAGCAGTTCGTCAGCAATTTGAGAAGCTTCCGCTGCTGTGGGAATCTGTTCGAGACCCGTGTAGGTGCCACCATCTACAACTGGCTGTTCGCGGCGTTGGAAATACTGGATGGATTTGCGCCCTACCAATATATATTTGTAGTTCAAGCCTTCTGCTTTGAGTTCCTTGGCGCGGTTTTCGGCGCGACGGATGACGTTGGTGTTGTAACCACCGCACAGACCGCGATCGCCTGAAATTACCAATAACCCCACGTTGCCGACTTCCCGTTGTTTTAGCAAGGGCAGATCCACATCTTCAAACCGTAAACGGTTTTGCAGATTGTAGAGAACCTGCGCCAGACGGTCGGCAAAGGGACGGGTGGCAATTACCTGTTGTTGGGCGCGGCGCACCTTGGCGGCGGCAACTAGGCGCATTGCCTCGGTGATTTTTTTGGTGTTTTTGACCGACTGAATGCGATCGCGAATAAATTTTAGATTTGCCATAGTTTTGTCAGTTGTCAGTTGTCCTTTGCGAATGGCTAATTGCTAATAGCTAATTGCGAATAGCTACTTTTTACAATTAGCCATTCGCGATTAGCTATCAGCTTTGGACAAATTACGCCATCGCCATGAAGGTCTTCTTAGCTTCACCGATCGCTTCTTTGAGAATGCCTTCCGCTTCTTCGTTAAGCTGCTTCTGACTGCGGAGGATTTCCATGTACTTCGGCTTGCTGGTTTTCAGATAATCCCGCAGCGATCGCGCAAAAGGAGCAACCTTATCTACTGGAATTTCATCCAAATAGCCATTCAAACCTGCATATACAATTGCCACTTGCTCAGCCACAGATAGGGGGGAGTATTGCGGCTGCTTCAAGAGTTCCCGCAAGCGCTGACCCCGTGCCAATTGGTCTTGAGTTGCCTTATCCAAATCCGAGGCAAACTGGGCAAAAGCTTGCAAGTCGTCAAACTGCGCCAACTCCAGTTTCAGCTTACCAGCCACTTTTTTCATTGCCTTGGTTTGAGCCGCCGAACCCACCCGCGACACGGAAATACCGGGGTTAACTGCGGGACGCAAACCAGAGTTGAATAAGTCGGAGGTCAAGAAAATCTGACCATCGGTAATCGAAATCACGTTGGTAGGAATGTACGCGGAAACGTCACCAGCCTGGGTTTCGATAATTGGCAGCGCGGTCATGCTGCCTTCACCTAGTTCTGTACTCAGCTTCGCCGCACGCTCTAGCAGGCGGGAGTGGAGATAGAACACATCCCCAGGATAAGCTTCCCGTCCGGGTGGACGACGCAGTAGCAGGGACATCTGGCGATAAGCTTGGGCTTGCTTGGAGAGGTCATCATAGATGATCAGCGTCGCCTTGCCCTTGTACATGAAGTATTCTGCCAAACTAGCGCCCGTGTAGGGAGCCAGATATTGCAGGGTTGCTGGGTCGTTGGCTTGAGCTGCTACTACGATGGTGTAGTCCATTGCGCCTCGTTCCTGAAGCACGTTCACCACTTGGGCGACGGTAGAAGCTTTTTGACCGATGGCGACGTAGACGCAAATCACGTCCTCTTCTTTCTGGTTGAGGATGGTGTCAACCGCGATTGAAGTTTTTCCAGTTTGTCTGTCACCAATGATTAGCTCCCTCTGACCCCGACCAATAGGAATCATCGCGTCAATAGCGGTAATCCCAGTTTGCATCGGTTCATAAACTGAGCGCCGCTCAATAATTCCTGGTGCGCCTGATTCAATCAGACGAGATTCGGTGGTCTGAATTTCTCCTTTACCATCAATCGGACGAGCAAGTGCGTCTACCACCCGACCAATCATGGCTTCTCCCACTGGCACCTGAGCAATCTTGCCTGTGGCTTTAACTGAGCTGCCTTCCTGAATCTGGCGACCATCGCTCATCAGCACTGCGCCCACGTTATCTTCTTCCAGGTTCAGGGCGATGCCAACGCTGCCGTCTTCAAATTCCACCAGTTCCCCAGCCATGACCTTATCCAGGCCATAAATCCGGGCAATACCGTCGCCTACTTGCAATACTGTACCAACGTTAGAAACCTGAACTTCTTGGTCGTATTGTTCAATTTGCTGCCGAATAATGTTGCTAATTTCGTCTGGTCTGATGCTGATCATGATTAGTTGTTCTTGTTTAGAGGGTTACAGGTTGCAGGTTTTGGGTTGAATGTTTTGGGTTGCTTTTTAAAGACTTTCAACCTTTTAACTTTCCAACCTTTAAACTCAATTGCTAGGCAGCACGGCCCAGGCGTAGTCCAATGCGGCGTAGTTGTCCTCGCAAACTGGTATCAATCACCTGAGAACCTACTTTGATGATGACACCACCAATTAATTCTGGATTGAGTTTGGTAGCGAGTTCAACTTGGTGCGCTCCGCTGATGGCTTTAACTTTTTCACTGATAGCCTGCCGTTGGGCATCGTTCAGTTCTACTGCTGAGGTGACTTCTGCTAGTACAGTCTGGTTCAGCTTTCTCAGAAGCGCTTGGAAGTGTTGCAAAACTCCCCCGACAAAGATGATGCGTCGCCTGTCCACCAGAAGCATCAAAAAGTTGAGGATGGTAGGGTGGAGTCCGTCGCCAGCAATCTGCCGCAATACGGCTTTTTTATTTTCAGCGCTGAGTACGGGATTGCCCAGAAATTCCTGTAAATCTGGGGAGCCGTCTAGTAGGCTCAATAAAGAGCGGACATCTTCGCCATAGCGATCTACTTGGTTCTGGGATTGAGCTAAGGACATTAGCGCTTCTGCATACGGCTCTGCAATTTCGGCGCTTAACATACTGCCTTTCATTACCGACCTCCTACACTGGCGATGCCACGGTCAATTAATTGTTGTTGAGCTGATTCGTCTAACTGACCTGTCAGTTGCGACTCGACTCTCTGCAACGCCATTGCGGCAACTCGCGATCGCAACTCGGCGATCGCTTTTTCCCTCTCGTTGTTGATATCTCCCAGACTTGTCTGTCTCAAGCGTTCCACGTCCAGAGCTGCCTGAGCTAGAATTTTTTCTCTAGCTGCCTTAGCGCTTACTTCTGCTTCTGCTCGGATTCGCTGTGCCTCGGACTGAGCTTGAGCCAACTTCTGCTGGGCATCGGAGAGGGATGCTGCTGCTTCTTTTTGTTTAGCTTCAGCTTCCCGAATCGCTGTTTCTATTTTGGCACGGCGCTCGCTTAGGATGTTTCCTAAGAACTTCCGTCCGAAGTAAAACAGCACCACAAAAATAATTATCAGGTTGATCAGGTTGGTTTCTAAAATCTCGAAATTTACCCCGAAACCACCTTCCCCCGCTTCCTCTGCTAATTCAGAGCCTGCTCTTATAGCCTCTGTAGCCAGTAATAAATAAGTCCCCATGATCCCCATCTATTGAAGTTTGAAGTGTGAAGCTTGAAGTGTGAAGTTTGAAGTGTAAATTTTCATCCTTCATCCTTCATCCTTCATCCTTGCTATTTAACTAACTCTGGTCCCAAGAGTTTCTCCAGAATCTGGCGACTGAGGGCATCTACCTGTTGCTCCAGGCTTTGGAATGCCTCTTGCTTTTGCTGCTCAATTTCCTTAGCCGCTTGTTCTCTTTCTCCGGTCGCTTCAGCTTGAGCTTCCGCAATTTTGCCCGCCCTAATTTTATCTGCTTCAGCTTGAGCTGCGGCAATGGTTTCTTGAGACTGACGGCGAGTTTGAGCCAGTTCTTGTTCGTATTGCTTTGTCAAGCTTTCAGCTTTCGATAGGCGTTCGCGTGCCTCTAGTAGATTCTTGCGGACATAGTTATCGCGCTCGTCAATTGCCTTCGTCAGTGGCTTGTAGAACACGACATTCAACACCGCCACCAGGATTAAAAACTGCACAGCCATCAAGGGTAGGGTTGCATCAAGATCAAATAGACCCCCTTCTTTGGTGGCTGTTTCAACAGCCAGCAGAATTGTCCAGTGTGTCATAATTTTATGACCCCCTTCTCAAACAGGGTCGAGCTTTTAATTTGTTGCGTTCTAGGCGCTACGGGTATAGTTGAACTTACCGCGTAGCGTTAGCTAATTACGTATTGCTTCCGCGCTCAAAACTTTAACTATTTAAGAGTTGAATAATTGATGGCTACCATCAAAATCCTCATCTTAAATTGTTAATAGTTATCTGAGCGCGGCTCGTCAAAATTTACGCGAAGGGGTTGGCAAACAGCAGCACTAGGGCAACGACCAGACCGTAAATGGTCAGCGCTTCCATGAATGCCAACGAGAGCAGTAGAGTACCGCGAATTTTACCTTCAGCTTCTGGCTGACGGGCAATACCTTCTACTGCTTGACCAGCGGCATTACCTTGACCAATACCAGGGCCGATTGCAGCCAAACCAACAGCAAGAGCAGCAGCTAAAACAGAAGCAGCAGAAACTAATGGATCCATGATTTTCCTTACTTTTAAGTACAGAACGATTTGCTACTTTAGATTTAAGATTTTAGATTTCAAACAAAATCCAAAATCCTCAACCCAAACTTTTTTCCAATTGACATCATGACAGGCTATTGGTCGCCTCAGTCGTGATGTTCTCCTCCATGTTCCTCTACAGCTTCCCCGATATAGGATGCTGCCAGTGTCGCAAAAATTAAAGCTTGAATTGCACTGGTAAACAAACCTAAAATCATCGCTGGCAAGGGAACAAACAGGGGAACTAGGAGAACTAACACCGCTACCACCAACTCATCAGCCAGAATGTTTCCAAACAGACGGAAGCTGAGCGAGAGGGGTCTGGTGAAATCTTCCAAAATCTTGAAGGGCAACATGATGGGTGTCGGGTGAATGTAGTTACCGAAGTACCCTAAACCCTTCCTGCTGAACCCTGCATAAAAATACGCTAAAGAACTCAGCAGGGCAAGTGCCACTGTTGTATTAATGTCGCTAGTGGGAGCAGCTAGTTCGCCCTCTGGTAGCTTAATTAGCCTCCAGGGAACGAGCGCTCCCGACCAATTCGACAAAAAGATGAACAAAAAGAGAGTGCCTACAAATGGCACCCAAGGACGATACTCTTTCTCACCAATTTGGCTTTTGGCTAGATCCCGAATAAAATCCAGGGCGTACTCCATCGTATTTTGTATACCGCGGGGAATTCGCTGGATGTTTCGAGTTGCAGCAATCGAGGCAATAATCAGAAGGGCAATTACAAACCAGGAGGTCAGAAAAACCTGCCCATGTACTCTGAAATTGCCCAATTGCCAGTAAAACTGCTTGCCAACTTCCAATGCAGCAAGATGGAAAGTATTCAGGACGCTTAAACCATCTACGATGAACATTTCCGGGATTTCCACTTTCGTTGAGGATTGAGCGATTGAGAGGAGAGCTTCTGCCTAACCTATTGAGATTCTGGCATTAGCGTACTTCTCAGCACGTAGAAGATGAGCGCGGCTTTAAAGGTGAGAAATCCCAAAAAAATGGGCAGAATATGCAGCTGTTGCAATTGCGTTGCCGCTACAATTAGCCCAATAAATAGCGCCAGGCGATTAGATCCCAAACGCTTTTTTTGTCCGCCTAGTCGCTCAACATCCTTAGCCAACATTCTCAAGTAAACCACACCTGTGGATGCCCCAATCAAATAGTTTAGGGCAGTGTTCAGGGAATAAAAAATCCATACACAGATAAATATTATCCCTGTAAAAGCAACCGTAATCACCAACAACTGTTGTTGTAGTTGGTAATACTCTTGCATGGCGTTGTTTGTTTCTGCGGCAGGAGAACCGGGTGCTGGGAACTCCTGCGTCGGCGACGTGGTTGGTTGAGATTCGTTTGACAGGTTCACAACAGCTGAGAAGCGAGTCCTGCTAATAGACCTGTACTACAGGTCACAGCAATTTTGAATATACCATGCAGAGGTAACATTACTTAAAAAAGAATTAAGCCGCTTTCAGCCGGAATAGTATGTTCTATGCGAGCGTGTTCTAGCTCAAGGTCATTTTTTCTCATCTTTGAGGCTAGTTTCGCCCGGTCGTCGCCTCTTGTCCTTGGGACAGAAGCGATCGCCCGCAAGTGGTACGTCGGTCGCCAGAGGCAACGGGCTGTAAACTTTAGTTAACTTAGTTGAGTAGTAGGCTACAGGTAGTTTAACAGGAGGTAGCAATCCGATGAAATCTCGAACTTATTGGCTCTTCGCCATCATCGGCTGCACTGCCCTCATCGGTTCCCCAGCAGTGGCTCAAACGAACCGGATCGACAAATTTTTCAATGGCACTCCCCCCTACAATGGCGAAAGCTTGGCAGAACCTCTCAACCAAGTAGAACGGGAAGTCGATAGGGACACGGAGAATCAGCAGTCAGTTGAAAAGGTTGAACCGGGAACCACTTATGACTTTAAGGTGAGAGAGGAAAGTCCTAATCCGGCCGAACGCCAGATAAGAGAAGAAGTACCAGGCTCAGCCAACTAAATATTCCCGATGGGAACCCTTATAGCTCTTGGCGGAAGCCTCGATGCTCCATAAACAAAGCCTGCCAGCACTGGCAGGCTTTGTCTGTGCGCCCTTGACTTTAGTCGTTAGGCTTTTTATATATCTATTGGCCGCGCTAGTTGCTGATGCTTTTAAGCTGGTGTTAGCAAAATTAACTGCCCAGTAAGGAGCGATCGCACTTTATCCAACTCCAGCTTTCCATCTGCCAAAATTTCTTTCATGGTTCGCTGTTGAGTGGAGTTTTCATCGCACGCTTGCAAAAATTGAAATTCCTCCTCTGATAAATTAATAATTTGATAATCGTAGTTAAACAGGCAACGGCTAGGCCATCCATCCATGCACGGGTTTC
Proteins encoded in this region:
- the atpH gene encoding ATP synthase F1 subunit delta, which produces MKGSMLSAEIAEPYAEALMSLAQSQNQVDRYGEDVRSLLSLLDGSPDLQEFLGNPVLSAENKKAVLRQIAGDGLHPTILNFLMLLVDRRRIIFVGGVLQHFQALLRKLNQTVLAEVTSAVELNDAQRQAISEKVKAISGAHQVELATKLNPELIGGVIIKVGSQVIDTSLRGQLRRIGLRLGRAA
- a CDS encoding 2Fe-2S iron-sulfur cluster-binding protein; translated protein: MSKTYTVEIQHQGTSQTIEVPEDKIILQAAYAAGIDLPSSCNAGVCTTCAAKIVEGKVDQTDGMGVSPELQAQGYALLCIAYPRSNLKIETEKEDELYELQFGQFQK
- a CDS encoding protein tyrosine phosphatase family protein, with product MEDIYNFLKLSDSIATAGQPTKEQFSAISESGYQVVVNLALPESLNALPDEKEVVETQGMEYVHIPVVWENPTIDDVRRFFSVMEANADKNIFVHCAANMRVSAFMYLYRLIHEGMSDEDAKRDLHQIWIPNDNWQKFIEQVIQYQ
- the atpB gene encoding F0F1 ATP synthase subunit A, producing MFIVDGLSVLNTFHLAALEVGKQFYWQLGNFRVHGQVFLTSWFVIALLIIASIAATRNIQRIPRGIQNTMEYALDFIRDLAKSQIGEKEYRPWVPFVGTLFLFIFLSNWSGALVPWRLIKLPEGELAAPTSDINTTVALALLSSLAYFYAGFSRKGLGYFGNYIHPTPIMLPFKILEDFTRPLSLSFRLFGNILADELVVAVLVLLVPLFVPLPAMILGLFTSAIQALIFATLAASYIGEAVEEHGGEHHD
- the atpA gene encoding F0F1 ATP synthase subunit alpha, whose translation is MISIRPDEISNIIRQQIEQYDQEVQVSNVGTVLQVGDGIARIYGLDKVMAGELVEFEDGSVGIALNLEEDNVGAVLMSDGRQIQEGSSVKATGKIAQVPVGEAMIGRVVDALARPIDGKGEIQTTESRLIESGAPGIIERRSVYEPMQTGITAIDAMIPIGRGQRELIIGDRQTGKTSIAVDTILNQKEEDVICVYVAIGQKASTVAQVVNVLQERGAMDYTIVVAAQANDPATLQYLAPYTGASLAEYFMYKGKATLIIYDDLSKQAQAYRQMSLLLRRPPGREAYPGDVFYLHSRLLERAAKLSTELGEGSMTALPIIETQAGDVSAYIPTNVISITDGQIFLTSDLFNSGLRPAVNPGISVSRVGSAAQTKAMKKVAGKLKLELAQFDDLQAFAQFASDLDKATQDQLARGQRLRELLKQPQYSPLSVAEQVAIVYAGLNGYLDEIPVDKVAPFARSLRDYLKTSKPKYMEILRSQKQLNEEAEGILKEAIGEAKKTFMAMA
- a CDS encoding F0F1 ATP synthase subunit B' codes for the protein MTHWTILLAVETATKEGGLFDLDATLPLMAVQFLILVAVLNVVFYKPLTKAIDERDNYVRKNLLEARERLSKAESLTKQYEQELAQTRRQSQETIAAAQAEADKIRAGKIAEAQAEATGEREQAAKEIEQQKQEAFQSLEQQVDALSRQILEKLLGPELVK
- the psb34 gene encoding photosystem II assembly protein Psb34 yields the protein MRYTTDERGILNNYAAEPAVYVGEAPSPDQQRNYALQGAIAIVFVSLLVLTAFGISY
- the atpE gene encoding ATP synthase F0 subunit C, with product MDPLVSAASVLAAALAVGLAAIGPGIGQGNAAGQAVEGIARQPEAEGKIRGTLLLSLAFMEALTIYGLVVALVLLFANPFA
- a CDS encoding F0F1 ATP synthase subunit B, whose translation is MGIMGTYLLLATEAIRAGSELAEEAGEGGFGVNFEILETNLINLIIIFVVLFYFGRKFLGNILSERRAKIETAIREAEAKQKEAAASLSDAQQKLAQAQSEAQRIRAEAEVSAKAAREKILAQAALDVERLRQTSLGDINNEREKAIAELRSRVAAMALQRVESQLTGQLDESAQQQLIDRGIASVGGR
- a CDS encoding F0F1 ATP synthase subunit gamma, with product MANLKFIRDRIQSVKNTKKITEAMRLVAAAKVRRAQQQVIATRPFADRLAQVLYNLQNRLRFEDVDLPLLKQREVGNVGLLVISGDRGLCGGYNTNVIRRAENRAKELKAEGLNYKYILVGRKSIQYFQRREQPVVDGGTYTGLEQIPTAAEASQIADELLSLFLAGEVDRVELVYTKFVSLISSRPVVQTLLPLTTQGLEARDDEIFRLTSRGGDFEVTREKVSTQVRDFPRDMIFEQDPVQILDALLPLYLNNQLLRALQESAASELAARMTAMNNASDNAKELIGTLTLTYNKARQAAITQEILEVVGGAEALQG
- a CDS encoding ATP synthase subunit I; translation: MNLSNESQPTTSPTQEFPAPGSPAAETNNAMQEYYQLQQQLLVITVAFTGIIFICVWIFYSLNTALNYLIGASTGVVYLRMLAKDVERLGGQKKRLGSNRLALFIGLIVAATQLQQLHILPIFLGFLTFKAALIFYVLRSTLMPESQ